Below is a genomic region from Bradyrhizobium sp. 1(2017).
GGCTCGGCATTCCCGAGGATTTTGCGGCATATCGCCTGGCAAAACTGCTCGGCGCCTTCTCGCGCTCGCATCCGGGCCTGCGGATGGATGTGCGCGCCGACCAGAGCAAGAACCTCTCCCGCGACCTCGAACGCGGCGAGCTCGACCTTGCGCTGTTCAAGCGCGAGGCCGGCGCGAAAGGCGCGATCGCGGTGTGGCCAGAGCGGGTGCACTGGGTCACCAGCAAGAGCCATCCGGTCGACGTCAACGCATCGTCCGTGCCGCTGATCGGATTTCCGCGCGGCTGCCTCTATCGCGCCGGCGCCATCCACGCGCTGGAGAGCGCCGGCCGCCCCTGGCACATGGCGTATTCGTCATCGAGTCTCGCCGGCATCCAGGCCGCGGTCGCGGCCGGCATGGGGCTGAGCATCCTGTCGGAGATGGCGATCCAGTCCGACCACCGCGTGCTGACCGCCAAGGACGGCTTTGCGCCGATCAACCGCACCGAGGTCGCATTGATGGCCTCGCCCGGCGCCAGCCCCGCGACGCTGCGGCTGGCGGGCCGCCTGGCGCAGTTTTGCGATGACGTACAGGCGAAGGCGGCGTGAGCCTGTGAGATCGTTGGCCGTCGCCAAACGAAAGGTCTCGTAGGGTGGGCAAAGGCGCAGAGCGCCGTGCCCTCGAGCTCTAACCTAATGAGCAGATCGTGGGCACGCTTCGCTTTGCCCACCCTACGGGAGCGCGGCCTAGTAACACCGCGACGCTGCAATGGCATGGACGCGGCGGTCGCCGAGCAGATGCGCGACGAAGCCGTTCCTCGGAAAGATCCTTGCAAACGCCGCGTCGCGGATGCTGAGGCCGCCGGCATAGGCGCCGAAGGCGGGCATCACGGCGCGCATCCCGTCACTGGCAAAGCAGCGGCGCTCCATCGAGCGGCCGCGCGCGGAGACGCGGGCCTTGGGATGCAGATGGCCGGCGATCTCGCCATGCGCGCCGGTCGGCTCATGTCGGAAGGTGATGGGGCCGATCGCGACTTCGTCCGCAACGGTGCCGCCGAGATCGCGCGGCAGCATGGGATCGTGATTGCCGGAGATCCAGATCCAGTCGCGACCCGACTGGAGCGCGGCGACGGCGTTGCGATCCTCGACGGACAACCGCTCATGCGCGCTGCGATCGTGAAAACTGTCGCCGAGCGCGATGACGGTGCGCGGGTTATGGCGGGAGATGACAGCAGCGAGGCGGCCAAGCGTCGCCAGCGTGTCGTAGGGCGGCAGCAGCACGCCGCGCATGGCGAAGCTGGAACCCTTTTCCAGATGCAGGTCGGAGACGACGAGCAGGCGCTGCTCTTCCCAGAACAGCGCGCCGGAGAGATCGGCGGCGAACGTCACATCGCTGATGGTGACTCTGGACACGCGCATGTCCTCGACATCTCCCGAAATCAGCGCGCCTGCCGTCACGTCGAAACCTGCTTCTATCCCATCGCCTCTTTGACCAGCTCGTCGGCGGCTTCCGCCAGCAGCTCGTCTGCAGCTTCGCCATAAACTGACTCGCGGCCGATTTCCAGCATCACGGGGACGGCGAGCGGGGAGACATGGTCGAGTTCCCGGAGCGTGATGCGGCCCTGGATGCGCATCAGCATGTCGCTGAGGCGGCGCAAATCGAGCAGGCCGGTGGCGGCGTCGGCGCGCGCCGCGCGCAGGAGGACGTGGTCGGCCTGGTGCTTGCGCAGCACGTCGTAGACGAGATCGGTCGAGAACAGCACCTGGCGGCGGCTCTTCTCTTCGCCGGTGTGGCGGCGTGCGATCAGGCCGGAGATGATGGCGCAGTTGCGGAAGGTGCGCTTCATCAAGGCCGACTCGGCGAGCCAGGCCTCGAGATCGTCCCCGAGCATATCGGGGTCGAACAGCGCATTGAGATCGATCCGGCCATCGCGGATCATGAAGGACATGTCGCCGAGCGCCCAGACCGCGATGGCGTATTCGTTGGCGACGAAGCCGAGCGGCCGGGCGCGGGCGCGCTCCAACCGGCGCGTGAGCAGCATGCCGAGGGTCTGGTGCGCGAGGCGGCCTTCGAAGGGATAGCAGACGAGATAATGCTTGTTGGCGCGCGGAAAGCTTTCGACCAGAAGCTCGCGCACCGCCGGAACGCGCGAGACGTCCTTTTGCAGCGACAGCCAGTCGCGCACCTGCTCCGGCAGGCCACCCCAGGCGCGGCCGTCATCGAGCAGCCGGCGCACGCGCTCGGCAAGGTAGGTCGAGAGCGGGAATTTGCCGCCCATATAGGACGGCACCTTCGGATCCTTGTCATGCGCGCGCGAGACATAGACCTGGTCCTCGACCAGGGCCTCGTAGCGCACGACCTCGCCGCTGAACACGAAGGTATCGCCGGGGCTCAGGCCTTCGATGAAGGCCTCCTCGATCTCGCCGAGCAGCCGGCCGCCGCGCGCGATCACGCCGGTCGAGCCGCCTGATTTTCCCTGACCGCCACGCGAGCGCACCAGGCGTACCTTCAGCATGTCGTCCTCGACGATGGTGCCGACATTCATGCGGTAGCTCTGCCGCACCTTGGGATTGGCGACGCGCCAGCGGCCCTCCTTGTCCTGCTTGATGCGGGCGAAGCGCTCATAGGTCTTCAGCGCGTAGCCGCCGGAGGCGACGAAATCCACGACGTCGTCGAAATCCTGGCGCGAGAGATCGGCATACGGCGCGGCGGTGCGGACCTCGCGGTAGAGCTCGTCGGAGAAGAATGGCTCGCCGCAGGCGCAGCCGAGCACGTGCTGGGCGAGCACGTCGAGGGCGCCGGTGCGAAGCGGCGGCGTGTCCTGCGCGTTCTCGGCGATGGCATCGATGGCGACGCGGCACTCCAGCACCTCGAAGCGATTGGCGGGCACCAGCACCGCGCGCGAGGCCTCGTCGAGGCGGTGGTTGGCGCGGCCGATGCGCTGCATCAGGCGCGAGGAGCCTTTGGGCGCGCCGATATTGACGACGAGATCGACATCGCCCCAGTCGACACCGAGGTCGAGCGAGGAGGTGCAGACCACGCCACGCAAGCGTCCTGCCGACATCGCGTCCTCGACCTTGCGGCGCTGGGCGACATCGAGCGAGCCGTGATGCAGCGCGATGGCGAGGCCGTCGTCGTTCATGCTCCAGAGATTCTGGAACAGCATCTCGGCCTGGCTGCGGGTATTGACGAAGACCAGCGTGGTCTTGTTGGCCTTGATCAGCTCGTAGATCTCAGGCAGCGCATGGCGCGCGCTATGGCCGGCCCAGGGCAGCCTCTCGCGCGTATCCAGCATCTCGACCTCAGGCGGCGCGGCGCCGCCGGCCACCACGATGTCGGCGGCCTCCTCCTTGCCGTCGGGTTGCGGCACCAGGAAGCGCGCGAGCTGGTCGGGCTCGGCGACGGTCGCCGACAGGCCGATGGCGCGCAGCTGCGGCGCCAGCCGCCACAAGCGCGCGAGCCCTAGCGAGAGCAGATCGCCACGCTTGGACGTCACCAGCGCATGCAGCTCGTCGAGCACGATGCGCTTAAGCGAGGAGAACAGGAACGGCGCGTCGTCGGAGGACAGCAGCAGCGCGAGCTGCTCGGGCGTCGTCAGCAGGACATCCGGCGGATAGCGGCGCTGGCGCTGGCGGCGCGACACCGGCGTGTCGCCGGTGCGGGTCTCGACCTTGATCGGCAAACCCATCTCGGCGATCGGCCGCTCCAGATTGCGCGCAATGTCGACGGCGAGCGCTTTCAGCGGCGAGATGTAGAGGGTGTGCAGGCCACCGGTGCGCCGCACGTCGCGGCCGGTGGAAACGAGGCTCTTCTTCTCACCTGTGTTCCGTTCGGCCACCTCAGTGGAAAGCTCCACCAGCGTTGGCAGAAACCCGGCCAGCGTCTTGCCGGCGCCGGTCGGCGCGATCAAGAGCGCGGACCTGTCCTCGCGCGCCTTCTCCAGCAGCGCCAATTGATGCGCACGCGGCGACCAGCCGCGCGCCGCGAACCATTGCTGGAAGCGGGCTGGCAGCAGCGCAGGCGTCTCGGCCGGAATTTTGAGGATGCGGGGCGGCACGGCATAAGAGGTAAGCCGTGGGGTCGCGTTCGTCGAGGGGTGGGCGGTCCCGTAGGGTGGGCAAAGGCGCATTGCGCCGTGCCCACCATCTGTCCAGGGCCGCGAAAGAGGTGGGCACGCTTCCGCCTTCGCTCTTCGAGCTACGGCGGACAAGTCGCTTTGCCCACCCTACGGCATCTCAATTGCGGAGAGCCTTACTCCGACATCGGCTTGTCGGAGATGTCCCAGTCCTTGCCGGTGAAGGTGGAGATGAACAGCGTCTTCATCGGCGTGTAGTCGTCGGGCGTGTAGCTGTAGGTGACGCCGTCGAGGAAATAGGGCGAGTGGAAGCCCTTGAGGTTCGAGGCCTGCTTGAGCACGTTGGCGCGGGTGAGCTCGTCGCCGCAGCGGCGCAGGATCTCGGCCATGCTCGCGGCCTGGCCGTAGCCGGCGAAGGCGATGGTGTTGTCGGGATCGATCGCCGGCGTGTACTTCTTGCGTAGCTCCTCGAACGCCATCACATCAGGATCCTTCTCCCATTTGGGCAGGCCGACCTCCTTGTTGTAGCGAATGGCGACGATGCCGGTGGCGTTCTCCAGGCCCGCGGCGCTGAGGATGGAGCGGCCGGTCGAGCCCGCCGACAGAAGCTGCAGCGGCTTCCAGCCGAGCTCGGCCACTTTCCGGATCGACTGCGACGAGGCCTTGCCGGTGGAGATGTTGTAGAAGACGTCGGCGCCCGACTTCGAGAGATTGATGAGCTGGGAATCGACGGTCGGCTCGGTGAGATCATAGGTCTGCTCCATGATCACCTGCGCGGTGCCGCCGGCGTCAGCCAGCACCTTCTTGAACGGCCCCAGGAAATCACGGCCGAAATCGTCGTTCTGGTAGAGGATGCCGATCTTCGCGTTCGGCTTCACGCTGACGACGTGCCGCGCGAGAATGCGCGCCTCGGTCGGATAGAGCGGCAGGCCCGCCATGGTCCATTTGAACTCTTTCGGGTTATTCCACTTCGACGCGCCGGTGTTGAGCAGGAGCTGCGGCACGCCCTTGGAGTTCAGGTATTTGTGCACGGCGGTCTGCGGCGCGGTGCCGAGCGAGCCGTAGAGCGCGAGCACCTCTTCCTGCTCGACGAGGCGCCGCGTCGCCTCGACGCATTTCGGCGCGCTGTAGGCATCGTCCATGGTGAGGAACTTGACCTTGCGCCCGTTGATGCCGCCCTTCTCGTTCAGCATCTGGAAATAGGCTTCGCCGATGCGCCCGAGCACGCCGTAGAGCGAGCCGGGGCCGGAATGCGGCACGGTCTGCCCGATCTTGATCTCGGTGTCGCTGGCGCCCGCATCGTATTTCTTCTCCGCCGCCCAGACATAGGGCGCGGGCAGAGTGGATGCGGCGATGGTGGCGAGCGCGGCGGCGCTGAAATCGCGCCGCGATGGATTTTTCGTCATTATTGTTTTCTCCCTGGTGCGCGCATTGTGCTGACATCGCAGCTCGGCTCGCAAGTGGGAAGTCACGGCTTTGCGACGCAATGACGCTGAATTTGCCGCTGATGCAGCGCCTAAACTCAAGTTTTCTCGGCGACGACGACGAGACCGCGCACCGGCTCGTTGTTCTCGTTGCGCGGCGAGGCCGGCTCCAGTGTGAGAAGCGCGAGTCCCGCTTTCGCCAGGACGCCGCGCACATATTCCGCGGAATGGGCATAGCGCAGGCCGGCGCCGAGCACGACGCCGCTGCCGTCATGCGTCTCCAGCGTGAAGGCGAGCACGCCGCCCGAGACGAGCACGCGCTTTGCCTCGGTTAGCACCGGCGCGAGATCGGAGAGATAGACGAACGCATCCGCGGCGACGACAAGGTTCGCGCTCGCGTCAGGCTTGCCGCGCAGGCCCTCGATCATGTCGGCGATCTCGAGCTCGGCATAGAGCTCGGTCGCACGCGCCTCCTTGATCATGCCGGGCGACAGATCGATGCCGATGAAATGATCGACCTGCCTGACGAAGGCGGCGGCCGCAAGCCCGGTGCCGCAGCCGAGATCGATGGTGCGCTTGAAGTAGGCCGGCTTCTTCGCGGCAACGCGCGCGGCCAGCACAGCCTTGAAGATCAGCGCGGGCGCGCGATAGTCGAGGTCGTTGATCAGCGCATGCTCAAAGCGCGGCGCGTATTGATCGAACAGCGCCTGCACATAGGCCTTGGGCATCTCCGCCATATCCGCATCGCCGAGCCGCATCAGATGCAGGCCGGCGCCGTGCTGATCCTCCGGGTCGGACCGGCGCGCTTCCCGGAACGCCGCGATCGCCTTGTCGCGCTCGCCGAGCTGCTGGCGGATTTCGCCGAGCGTGAACCAGGCCGAGGTGAAGTTTGGCGCGAGCTCGATCGCCTGTTCGATGAGGTCGGCGGCCGCGGGCAGATCGCCCTTGAGCTGGAGGTCGCGCGCGAACTCGAAGCGGCGGTCGGCCATGAGATCGCCGGAGGTCAGGAACAGGCGCAGAGGCATTGGGGAACCGACACTTGTCGCTGCCAGGCTCGCCCGGCAATCCATCAAAAAAGGAACTCTTGAGGGCGATGGATGCGCGGGTCAAGCCCGCGCATGACGGCTTAATTTGGAGCGCCCGCTCCCTATATGAACCCCATGCGTCCCCAAGACATCCTGCTGCCAGTTGCTGCCGGTCTGTGCTGCAAGCCCGGCGGCTTCCACATCGATCCTGTGCGCCCGGTCGAGCGGGCCGTGATCACCCACGGTCATTCCGACCATGCCCGCGCCGGGCATGGCGCCGTGCTGGCGACGCAGGAAACGCTCGACATGATGCGGCTGCGCTATGGCGAGAACTTTGCCGGCTCGACGCAAGCGATCGGCTACGGCGAGGAGATCCGGCTCGGCGATATCCGCGTGAAGTTTCACCCGGCCGGCCATGTGCTGGGCTCGGCGCAGATCGCCGTGACCTGCAAGGACACCTGCATCGTCGCCTCCGGCGACTACAAGGACGCACCCGACCCGACCTGCACGCCGTTCGAGCTGGTGCCCTGCGACGTCTTCATCACCGAGGCGACGTTCGGCCTGCCGGTGTTCCGGCATGGCGATGCGGCCGACGAGGTGAAGAAGCTGCTGGCCTCGGTCGCGCTGTTTCCGGAGCGCGCACATCTTGTCGGCGCCTATTCGCTCGGCAAGGCGCAGCGCGTGATCGCGCTGCTGCGCCAGGCCGGCTATGTGGCGCCGATCTACCTCCACGGCGCGATGGAGAAGATCACCGAATATTACCAGAGCCGCGGCATCGACCTCGGCGAGCTCAGGCCGGTGAAAGGCGTGAAGAAGGCGGCGCTGGCCGGCACCATCACGCTGGCGCCGCCCTCGGCGACATCCGATCTCTGGACCCGGCGCTTTCCCGATCCCGTCACCGCCTTCGCATCGGGGTGGATGCGCGTGCGCGCCCGCGCACGACAGCGGGGCATCGAACTGCCGCTCGTCATCTCCGACCATGCCGATTGGGACGGCCTCACCGCCACCATCGAGGCGACCGGCGCCGGCGAGATCTGGGTCACCCACGGCCAGGAAGACGCGCTGGTGCATTGGTGCCGAAGCAAGGGCCTGAAAGCGCAGCCGCTCGATCTCGTCGGCTATGGCGACGAGGAGGAGAACGAGACGCCAATTCAAGGCGAGGCCGAAGCATGAATCGCTTCGCCGAACTGCTCGACCGCCTCGCCTACGAACCCGGCCGCAACAACAAGCTGCGGCTGATCACCGGCTATTTCCGCGAGGTCGGGGATCCCGACCGCGGCTACGCGCTGGCGGCGCTCACCGGCGCGCTCAGCTTCAAGCACGCCAAGCCCGCATTGATCCGCGACCTCATCGCGGCGCGCACAGACGAGGTGCTGTTCGGCTTGAGCTACGACTATGTC
It encodes:
- a CDS encoding LysR family transcriptional regulator produces the protein MLDLELLRSFVSVVEAGGFTRAGERVHRTQSTVSQQIKRLEEDVGQVLLHRDGKDVRPTEAGERLLSYARRLLSLAEEARDVLRQPGGEGAIRLGIPEDFAAYRLAKLLGAFSRSHPGLRMDVRADQSKNLSRDLERGELDLALFKREAGAKGAIAVWPERVHWVTSKSHPVDVNASSVPLIGFPRGCLYRAGAIHALESAGRPWHMAYSSSSLAGIQAAVAAGMGLSILSEMAIQSDHRVLTAKDGFAPINRTEVALMASPGASPATLRLAGRLAQFCDDVQAKAA
- the pdeM gene encoding ligase-associated DNA damage response endonuclease PdeM — translated: MRVSRVTISDVTFAADLSGALFWEEQRLLVVSDLHLEKGSSFAMRGVLLPPYDTLATLGRLAAVISRHNPRTVIALGDSFHDRSAHERLSVEDRNAVAALQSGRDWIWISGNHDPMLPRDLGGTVADEVAIGPITFRHEPTGAHGEIAGHLHPKARVSARGRSMERRCFASDGMRAVMPAFGAYAGGLSIRDAAFARIFPRNGFVAHLLGDRRVHAIAASRCY
- a CDS encoding ligase-associated DNA damage response DEXH box helicase, giving the protein MPPRILKIPAETPALLPARFQQWFAARGWSPRAHQLALLEKAREDRSALLIAPTGAGKTLAGFLPTLVELSTEVAERNTGEKKSLVSTGRDVRRTGGLHTLYISPLKALAVDIARNLERPIAEMGLPIKVETRTGDTPVSRRQRQRRYPPDVLLTTPEQLALLLSSDDAPFLFSSLKRIVLDELHALVTSKRGDLLSLGLARLWRLAPQLRAIGLSATVAEPDQLARFLVPQPDGKEEAADIVVAGGAAPPEVEMLDTRERLPWAGHSARHALPEIYELIKANKTTLVFVNTRSQAEMLFQNLWSMNDDGLAIALHHGSLDVAQRRKVEDAMSAGRLRGVVCTSSLDLGVDWGDVDLVVNIGAPKGSSRLMQRIGRANHRLDEASRAVLVPANRFEVLECRVAIDAIAENAQDTPPLRTGALDVLAQHVLGCACGEPFFSDELYREVRTAAPYADLSRQDFDDVVDFVASGGYALKTYERFARIKQDKEGRWRVANPKVRQSYRMNVGTIVEDDMLKVRLVRSRGGQGKSGGSTGVIARGGRLLGEIEEAFIEGLSPGDTFVFSGEVVRYEALVEDQVYVSRAHDKDPKVPSYMGGKFPLSTYLAERVRRLLDDGRAWGGLPEQVRDWLSLQKDVSRVPAVRELLVESFPRANKHYLVCYPFEGRLAHQTLGMLLTRRLERARARPLGFVANEYAIAVWALGDMSFMIRDGRIDLNALFDPDMLGDDLEAWLAESALMKRTFRNCAIISGLIARRHTGEEKSRRQVLFSTDLVYDVLRKHQADHVLLRAARADAATGLLDLRRLSDMLMRIQGRITLRELDHVSPLAVPVMLEIGRESVYGEAADELLAEAADELVKEAMG
- a CDS encoding ABC transporter substrate-binding protein; translation: MTKNPSRRDFSAAALATIAASTLPAPYVWAAEKKYDAGASDTEIKIGQTVPHSGPGSLYGVLGRIGEAYFQMLNEKGGINGRKVKFLTMDDAYSAPKCVEATRRLVEQEEVLALYGSLGTAPQTAVHKYLNSKGVPQLLLNTGASKWNNPKEFKWTMAGLPLYPTEARILARHVVSVKPNAKIGILYQNDDFGRDFLGPFKKVLADAGGTAQVIMEQTYDLTEPTVDSQLINLSKSGADVFYNISTGKASSQSIRKVAELGWKPLQLLSAGSTGRSILSAAGLENATGIVAIRYNKEVGLPKWEKDPDVMAFEELRKKYTPAIDPDNTIAFAGYGQAASMAEILRRCGDELTRANVLKQASNLKGFHSPYFLDGVTYSYTPDDYTPMKTLFISTFTGKDWDISDKPMSE
- a CDS encoding class I SAM-dependent DNA methyltransferase, producing MPLRLFLTSGDLMADRRFEFARDLQLKGDLPAAADLIEQAIELAPNFTSAWFTLGEIRQQLGERDKAIAAFREARRSDPEDQHGAGLHLMRLGDADMAEMPKAYVQALFDQYAPRFEHALINDLDYRAPALIFKAVLAARVAAKKPAYFKRTIDLGCGTGLAAAAFVRQVDHFIGIDLSPGMIKEARATELYAELEIADMIEGLRGKPDASANLVVAADAFVYLSDLAPVLTEAKRVLVSGGVLAFTLETHDGSGVVLGAGLRYAHSAEYVRGVLAKAGLALLTLEPASPRNENNEPVRGLVVVAEKT
- a CDS encoding ligase-associated DNA damage response exonuclease: MRPQDILLPVAAGLCCKPGGFHIDPVRPVERAVITHGHSDHARAGHGAVLATQETLDMMRLRYGENFAGSTQAIGYGEEIRLGDIRVKFHPAGHVLGSAQIAVTCKDTCIVASGDYKDAPDPTCTPFELVPCDVFITEATFGLPVFRHGDAADEVKKLLASVALFPERAHLVGAYSLGKAQRVIALLRQAGYVAPIYLHGAMEKITEYYQSRGIDLGELRPVKGVKKAALAGTITLAPPSATSDLWTRRFPDPVTAFASGWMRVRARARQRGIELPLVISDHADWDGLTATIEATGAGEIWVTHGQEDALVHWCRSKGLKAQPLDLVGYGDEEENETPIQGEAEA